A genomic window from Methanoculleus sp. SDB includes:
- a CDS encoding glucose-6-phosphate isomerase: MDAYWNGPLPEPKVRTMDEIRGVLADPGCRDTRSSLYLMYRACARTDEDRDWLIRHDLRFDITVIPPAVICGEYVKTKGHYHPVSPDGTEYPELYEVLGGRGIYLLQTRNLADIVAVEAKKGDIILVPPGYGHVTINPADENFVMANIVSTRFLSDYGPYETKRGAAYYYMQSGWKKNPAYSGLPPLRFRTAPPAASLSLCDGGIYGLIGRDDILACLNHPARGFPDFSVI, from the coding sequence ATGGACGCATACTGGAATGGTCCGCTGCCGGAACCGAAGGTACGGACCATGGACGAGATCCGCGGGGTGCTCGCAGACCCGGGATGCCGGGACACCCGCTCTTCCCTCTATCTCATGTACCGTGCATGCGCCCGGACGGACGAAGACAGGGACTGGCTTATCCGCCACGATCTGCGGTTTGACATCACCGTCATCCCGCCCGCCGTCATCTGTGGCGAATACGTGAAGACAAAAGGGCACTACCACCCGGTGAGCCCCGACGGAACAGAGTATCCCGAACTCTATGAAGTTCTCGGCGGACGGGGTATCTATCTGCTCCAGACACGGAACCTTGCGGATATCGTCGCGGTTGAAGCAAAGAAAGGCGATATCATCCTTGTGCCGCCGGGGTACGGCCATGTCACCATCAATCCCGCGGATGAGAATTTTGTGATGGCAAATATCGTTTCCACTCGATTTTTAAGCGATTACGGCCCGTACGAAACAAAACGGGGCGCCGCATATTATTACATGCAGAGCGGCTGGAAGAAAAATCCTGCGTATTCGGGCCTGCCCCCTCTCCGGTTCCGCACCGCACCCCCGGCTGCATCTCTCTCTCTTTGCGACGGCGGGATTTACGGGCTCATCGGGCGTGACGATATTCTCGCCTGCCTCAACCACCCTGCACGCGGCTTTCCGGATTTTTCCGTTATCTGA
- a CDS encoding S-layer protein — translation MQIRHYLVLALVAGMLVVPAMAGDKYLYGSPDLIASISGTNEFSPGSEVALTVKLENQGLNLVKIAQSTIIESEDQPNTAKLAAVTMKQGTAPITIKTDRQMVGDITGGSSTTVSFTVKFDADAAPGVYSVPLVIDYTYLSSADQFGSDTITYRYLSKTVEIPLNIRVTSEVSLDITDVRTRYLNVGTEGYLTLTIMNTGFENARHAVVKIARNGNSPLVPTDSSVYIGDFASSAATESTFKIAVSSDAEEEFYPLNVYMEYEDAAGDAMTSDTKTIGIPVGGKIDFEVISAPSEISPGEKAVIEVVYRNSGAAPVYNAQARISAVDPFSSNDDTAFLGDIAPGETVKARFVVTTDAAATIKSYGLDSEIRYRDALDNSQISETMKVVVNVVPQSGAMTALSNPVVIAIIVVGLIGAGYYVVSLRHKK, via the coding sequence ATGCAAATCCGTCATTATCTTGTTCTGGCACTTGTTGCCGGGATGCTCGTCGTCCCGGCAATGGCCGGAGATAAATATCTCTATGGGTCTCCTGACCTTATTGCGTCGATATCGGGCACGAACGAATTTTCACCCGGTTCCGAAGTCGCGCTCACGGTAAAACTGGAAAACCAGGGACTCAATCTTGTGAAGATTGCACAGTCGACCATCATCGAGAGCGAGGATCAGCCCAATACGGCGAAACTTGCTGCCGTCACGATGAAGCAGGGCACTGCACCGATTACCATCAAGACCGACCGGCAGATGGTGGGCGACATTACCGGGGGAAGCAGCACCACGGTATCGTTTACCGTTAAATTCGATGCGGATGCGGCACCGGGTGTCTATTCGGTCCCTCTGGTGATCGACTACACGTACCTCTCGAGCGCGGACCAGTTCGGTTCCGACACCATAACCTACCGGTACCTTTCGAAGACGGTGGAGATACCCCTAAACATCCGTGTGACGTCCGAGGTTTCCCTTGATATCACGGATGTCCGGACACGGTACCTGAATGTGGGAACCGAAGGCTACCTCACGCTCACGATAATGAATACCGGCTTTGAAAATGCCCGCCATGCAGTTGTGAAAATTGCCCGAAACGGAAATTCCCCCCTTGTACCGACGGACAGCAGCGTATATATCGGCGATTTTGCATCGAGTGCGGCAACGGAGTCCACCTTCAAGATCGCGGTGTCGAGCGATGCGGAGGAGGAGTTCTATCCGCTCAACGTCTACATGGAATACGAAGATGCTGCGGGTGATGCGATGACGTCGGATACGAAAACCATCGGTATCCCGGTGGGGGGAAAGATCGACTTCGAGGTCATATCCGCGCCCTCTGAGATCTCGCCCGGGGAAAAGGCCGTTATTGAAGTTGTTTACCGGAATAGCGGCGCTGCCCCCGTCTATAACGCACAGGCACGCATCAGCGCCGTTGATCCATTCTCGAGCAATGACGATACCGCGTTTCTCGGCGACATCGCTCCCGGCGAAACGGTGAAGGCACGTTTCGTCGTGACCACCGATGCCGCAGCGACAATAAAATCCTACGGGCTCGACTCTGAGATCCGGTACCGGGATGCGCTCGACAACAGCCAGATTTCGGAGACGATGAAGGTCGTGGTGAACGTCGTTCCGCAGAGCGGCGCAATGACGGCCCTCTCGAATCCGGTCGTGATCGCCATTATCGTCGTCGGTCTCATCGGCGCGGGGTATTATGTCGTGTCGCTGCGACATAAGAAGTGA